The sequence GTTAATGATCTGGCTGAAATGGCGAATATGGGTACCTCAACCTTTCATCACCATTTTCGCAGTATGACGGCACTCAGCCCTTTGCAGTACCAGAAGCAACTGCGGTTGCAGGAAGCCCGCAGACTGATGCTGACCGAGCATATTGATGCTGCCTCAGCAGCGTTTCAAGTCGGCTACGAAAGCCCCTCTCAGTTTAGCCGTGAATACAGCCGGCTGTATGGAGCGCCACCGGTACGAGACATTGTGGCACTGCGTTTGCAGGCTGCCGGAGTGGAAGAGTAGGCATTTTTCATTATTTTTGCCGTTCTCTATCATTTAATTCATTTCGTATGATTGTTTTTACTCTCAACTATCTTACATTTATAGCAAATGATGCCATCAGGGCGCAGAGGAGAAGGGGAACCATCATAAGCCCTGCCGTCTGCCACGAATAGTGACCGGCTAAAAAGCTGAATAACACAGGACCGCAAAACATTCCGGCATTCTGCCCGAGTGCTATGGCAGACATCCCTTTACCGGTAAGATGCGGCTCTTTCATTATTTCTGAGACTGATGAGAAAGTTGCCGTGGGTACAACCCCTCCTGTAATCCCCAGAAGGATAAGCAGAAAAGGAAAAGCGGCACTTCCTGCTCCGAAAAGAAAAAACATCACGAAACAGACGATGATAAGACCTGCGATCAGAATTATTTTCCTTGATTTGAGCAGATCGGAAAGCCACCCGCATAGAGGTGCGGAGGCAAGAGAAAAAAGCATAATCAGTGCAGTAAGCATTGAGGCTTTCAGCAAAGAAAGCCCGTGTTCCTGCTCAAGAAAAATCGGAGCGTAGGTCTTAACAGATACGATAACAATATTATAAATCATAAAAACTGCGGCGAGAAGCCAAATGCTTTTATTTGAATAAAGGCTGCCGCTGATGTTTCCGTCCGTTTTATATTTCATTTTAAATCCATCGGGCATACGAAAAAACAAAAGAAAAGCAGCAAGCGCCGCCAATGTGTAAACAGAGGTGAATATCCACGCGCTCTGCCATACACCCAGTGCGGGAGCGGCAATAAACATAGTAATTGTTCCGATAGGAACCCACGTTGCCCATACACCCATTGCCGCACCTCTCCGTTCCGGCGGAAACCATGCTGAAATAGCAGCAGGACCTGTAACAGAAATGAGACAGAGCCCTATGCCTTCAATTATACGGCTTGAAATCAGCATAAGCAGGGAGGTTGACATGCCCCCCATGACAGACCCCGTCAGAAGTGCCGTAAGGGCAATGGTTCCGGAGGCTTTCATTCCTATCCTGCCTATAATGTGACCGGAAGGAAGAGCAAACAGCATCCCGACAAGAGCAAACAAGGACATAAGCCAGCCTGAAACCGCAAGGCTCATATCAAAATGCTCCACGAGCTGCTGCATCATGGGCGGTACCTTAAACTGGTTAAGCGGAGCCGCCACGCCGGCGGCAAATACTATGAGTAAAATAAAATAACGATTATTGAGCATTTTCCTTCCACAAAATGAGCGCCTCTTTTTGAAGCAGGTGTTGTTGTATCTCTGCGAAAGCTTTTCATGATGCCTGCACGGATGGAGGCTGTCGAAAAACTCAGCAGCTCTTCTCGACAAGAAGCCTTATTCTGCTTATTGTTTCCTCAAGCTTTTCTTCCTCTATTGAAGCAGGGCAGAGA is a genomic window of Geovibrio thiophilus containing:
- a CDS encoding MFS transporter, which encodes MLNNRYFILLIVFAAGVAAPLNQFKVPPMMQQLVEHFDMSLAVSGWLMSLFALVGMLFALPSGHIIGRIGMKASGTIALTALLTGSVMGGMSTSLLMLISSRIIEGIGLCLISVTGPAAISAWFPPERRGAAMGVWATWVPIGTITMFIAAPALGVWQSAWIFTSVYTLAALAAFLLFFRMPDGFKMKYKTDGNISGSLYSNKSIWLLAAVFMIYNIVIVSVKTYAPIFLEQEHGLSLLKASMLTALIMLFSLASAPLCGWLSDLLKSRKIILIAGLIIVCFVMFFLFGAGSAAFPFLLILLGITGGVVPTATFSSVSEIMKEPHLTGKGMSAIALGQNAGMFCGPVLFSFLAGHYSWQTAGLMMVPLLLCALMASFAINVR